GGTATCAATGCCTTTTTCTTTAATAGAGACCTAAGCTGCTTAACGGCTATAGTTTCTGTAAGTGTAACAATCATGTATAAGTTTACCCATAGCAACATTAAATCAAACCAATGGTCCATACATGGATCTCATTGTAAGTGATGAACTATACTATATCCCAGCACAGTGAAGATATAGCATCCCCAGTGACATATTATATGCACATATGATAATGTATCATAATGATTAACAGTGTCAGCTAAAATCCTATTTACTAATCAAAGATTGGTCTTTTCAGAAACTTACTCCTCATACCCAAAATATGCACACTATCACATACTAGTGTGTGGCATAGCTGCGGCTACTAATTTTAGGGTCATGTACTGTCGTATAAGAAATATAGTCACACACAATGTACAGCCAAACATAGTGACTGATATTGGTACTGACATTAGGCAAGtcttaaatgtgactggatctgtgaaaacacTGTACAATGTACTACTGTTTTCAAAATGTTTCTATTTTAAGATAAAGCCTTTACACCAGAACCATTTGGAGTTGCAGTACTGAAGgtaataaaaacaaaaaaagttgatctgtacaaaaattatactagtagggatcataaaagGCCTGAAAATTACTTGATTTGCAAAATTAATTCTCTAATTTTAGCCATGTTTAAAAATTGCTGTTGACCAAATAGGAGCTAAATTTGCACATCAGGTGATGATCTCCCTTATTTCAGCAGTAATCATTCCTACTCTTTCTTGTAGACTGGTGATACACACCATTAGGCCATAAACTAAAAATGTGCCCCACCAGGATAGTTACTTAATATTTCAAATGTAGGAGGCACAGTGTGAAAATTTGTGTTTGATAGCCAACACACGAAGCCATTGAAGCACATACCCTACAGGTCACAACCTTAGCACTAGAAAAGAAAACAATAAAGGCTATAGACAGGTTGCAACAACTAAGGTGTGGTGTGGTAAAAATTGCTATGGCTTCAGATTTCcagggaaaagtgagggcaAAACCATCAAGAGTTCTGttgcaaaaaccttccctaAGCAGAATTAGGCAAAAGTATGTTATGTACTTTTACCATTTACCTACTAACTCActttgtagtaataataatcTAACTTTCAGTATGAtgcctttatttatttatttataatgtaCAGGACTCAGAATTAAGTACAGTGTACGTGTACAGATACAATTTATTAAATCTATAGATGATTTTCTAAAAGTGTTTGCaatagcattttaaaaattttcctaggATCTAACACATACATTTTTTTTGCCCCCAAAAATAGTTTCTTATTGTGCGCATGTGATTTTCTGGGGCCTAAGTAATGTTGTCAAACTGTGGAAAGTCAAGCCTGCATATGGAGCTACAATTGCACCAGTCATTAAATCGAAAAAAAAAAGTCTCAATGCTACAGCATATTCAGGCATACAACGGAAAACAATACTACTCTCCATTGTGAATTCAGTGGATACAATTTCTCAAAAACAAAATTATGCAAataagtcaggtttttgctcattgggtcacatatatggtgATAGCATAATACATGTGGTAGTAacaggggtggagggtggcttAACTATAAGACTATAAAGTGTAAAAAAAGATGAACAAAGCTGGAAGCCTCCATAGACCTTCCTTGCACTCAAATCAATACAAGACTTGCCACCCCTCCGTGGCTTCCACAGCATCATTCCAACCATGGCCACTGACACCAAACCTCTGCTGTCTGAGAGAAAATCTGCTGCAGAAATTAGGCTGAAGAAAAGACAGAGTAAtctattaggccagcaatccactTGTCATGTGCGTGGAAACCACTCAAATCCAATCACATATTCAGAATACCCACTGTAAATGACAACCTTTTTGTCCTGGATTTGTGACAGCATTCCAGTAAGATCTGCATTTCTCTGACGCAACTTCTCCTGTGTATTTAGTAGTGAGTCCATTTCTTTCTGCagtaataaaacaaatatagtGGAGTACACGAAGGATTAGTGAGCATGCCATGTAGCTACTTATCCACACCTGAGCATCCCCTAGAACTTGAGATAACTGCTGTTTCACTTTATGTTCTACCTCAGTAGTAAGTGATTCTCTCTTTATAGACTCATCTTGTCTTTCTGTGGGAGCATTATTTGTATATAACTATTTTACCAGGAGCACAAGCCTATATGAACACAAGGTGCACTATTAACCCTTTTATATGTGGCAAATTTACAAATAATATACGTATAGCACATTTCTCTGtttggtggactggactggaaaaAAAATTCAACCTCAAATGTTACTACAGTACACTTTTGTTAAAATCATTTGCTTTGCTGACACTACAAACTTACACAAACAGTTACAATCAAAAGATAAGCCATTGGTATACACTGCATAGTATGCCAGCTTTTTTAACCCTTCCAGATCACATACACCTGGAGCCCATTAGCACTGAAGGCTTGTGGTGCTTATGTATGTGCATGGGCTcctgtatacatacacattttGCAGGGTGTACATCCCAAGTGAGCATGCAATATGTTGATTCAATTAACTCATATTGATATTAGCTAACATGTACATAGGTAATACCTTTTTCAACATTACTGGCAACAGTGGAGACAGCTGCAGTAGTGGCAGCAGTAGCCACAGCAGGAGTAAAGGTACTGGGAGGTTGAGAAGGGTAAGGAGTAGGAAACCGAGTAGAACTTGATCCTGTAGGGTATGCAGCAGTATTAGCTGGTGGCATCGGATAAGGTGTAGGATATTGTCCCTGAGGTGGATATGATGATGGAGCTATGGAGGGTACAGTATACACTATGGtactataaccatgactgaagtacACTTACTGGCAGTAGGCATTGCGTAGGACCCTGGTTGGTTGGACGTGGGATAAGGAGCTGCATTTGGTTGAGAAGTGGGATAACCCCCATATGGTGGTTGTTGTGCCTGATAACCACCAGCTACTGGATATGGTGGACGTGGCTGCTGAGGATATGCAGTGGTTGGCTGATTCCACTGTGGGCGTGGCTGATGAGCTGCAGTACCTCCTGGTGGTGTAGAGAAGACAGGACATTGTTCACCAAATGTAACAATGAGTATTTGCACCAGATCAGATAAGTGTGATTTATCCTGTAATAAGCACATATCACTGGATTCATAAGATTCTCAATTTTGTGACCTATAATATCAACAAAGCAAATGTAATGACCAACCTGTTTCCACTCATTCAAATATGGCAAATAGACCATCCCTTTAGTGTCCATATATCGTGATGGACTAAGTGACATTCCAGCAGTTGGAGTAACATAGCAGTAAGGTGGATAATATGGATGGTCCTTCCTCATGTATATGCATATCGGGATATTGTAACTATTGCCTAAACAAGATATTTGTATAGTTCTCCCAAATAACATGAGTCATGGTAAAGTACGCCAAATAACGTAAAATTTTGTGCAGACAAAATTTCCTCATCAAATGTCTCTTAAACATAACTTAAAACAGGGAAGTAGGACATTCATCAATTTTTCAATAGTGGAGCATTCATCAGAATTGATATACAGCAATGAATATTCATTTCTTACAGGTGTATAGCATCTAAACCCTTGTACAGGAGTATACTTTCATCAACTAACATATATATAAAAAACATATTGTTTATGTATAGCTCTATGATATAAGAACATTATCTCAGTAGTGATGTGTGATATTGAGGTTCTAATTTTGTAATATAAAAATATCAGTCAGATATTGATATTACAAATGCAATCACTTATTAACTATGTGGATGGTATACAAACTTGTAACTACTGTAGAACTATGTATAGATTAGGGAACAAGTATAAAACTTATACTttagcttatatatatatatgcattgcACTACACTAactaagagttcataatattctAGTGAcaatattatgaattcttgcaTTCCTTTATAACGATTGAACCATACTGATAATCACCACAAACTACTGATCTTTAAATAAATACTTTACCTCCATGGCATTGTATGACACCACACCCTCAAACCACGTATTTAAATTAGAAATTAACTGAGGGTGTGCACGCCTTTGTAGGGTGTTTCTATTATAATAATAcatgaccggatctgcaaaaatctGACACAATCACTCTTTATCCGAaatcctgtttattaaatatttataatccaCTTAGCCAAGAGCAtactctggcaaagtttcaactTCAAATGCCAATAACTTTGTAAGTTatgctacaaagtagcaacattagaagatcgatttgtacagcaagtatagggaaaataaattacaggcgcttactaaaACTTATGAGCAAAATGACACATGGCATTGAAATGTGCACCATCGTGTTCGGCATGGATAGGGGAATTGATTACTGGGTAtatatcacctttcttcactacatacaaaatcaGCAAAGAAAGATCAATTGTGTACTACCATTGTgatgtgacataaacaaacgcccataacttgcatatccttgggtctactacaACGAAATAAAAGCTTTTTGATCTCCTCTTGAGTaagtgaataagatgatatccaggtttttgtTGTTAGCCCCTTTCTTCACTGAGACcaaagcattttaaaaatttatggaattttttaaatgttttatAATGTAAATTTAAGCTTACATGATTGCATCGGGCTTaaccagtcacatattttaaaatccatttataaatactttaatctatcattctaagtagtagtGAAGTACTACTACAAAGAatattttcagcaagttttacGGCCCCTTAAACCAGAGATTCATGAAATTATAGGGTAGAAGTCATTCCTTTGCCTTATGCTATAACTCAAACCTTACACCAGCTGTACTGAAAGCTGACTAGCACTGGCACTAATCGAAGTGATTGTCACCACCACTGGCCATAATACTTTTTTGGACCAACAAAACTCAGAGTGTTTGGAAACCATACCTCACAAGGCAAGCCAAGGATAAGTGAGCATGATTCTATGGTGATATTTTTTTGGTCAGAAAAAGCCAAAACCTTCCACTATACACTATTACTCTACCATATGATAGTATGCACAGCCTGTACACCAGTACTTATTAGACGGTCTCAAATTGCATAATGGTAAGTTTCAAAGTACATCTGAGGTTTAGGCGAGTGAAAATAAAAAGAATCCAACATAACATGAGCATCATACATacaccaattgtagattccttgtttcctgtcacccgcccgcatggtaatttTAAAGCCGCACGCAAATTTATAATTGCATTTGAAAGTCACATGACCTAAATATTACTACTGGCAGCGGAGTGACAGAGAGTTGTGTGGTCATGTTATTGGAATAAGACTAGTACTGTCATGGTGTATTATTGGATAGATGGACTCTGATGTGAGCTTCAGATGTTATATTATTTAGTGTATGGCTCCAAATACCAGCAGTGGATCTCTTCAAGTAGCCTTGGTGAAATTTAAGATACGTTAATGAACACAAGTCCCATTCTCTATTAATGTGTGTGAAACATTCGAAAAATTTGCACTGTTGAAGATGATGGTACAGAGTCAGGCTAGTGCTATAATAGCATGTGTCACCACGAGCATGACAAATGCCTTTCTGGCTGTGCAGGAAACACAGGGGTCTGCAATAATTCGAATCTAACCTTCTAGAGGTTTGAATCTTGTTGAATTCGAGTAAAATCTTTCAAATCACAACTAACATTGAATCTAGCTCTCCTGAATCTGGCAGTTAATGGGCTCCctttaatattacataataggttttaacaataaataatagccGCCCACCTGCATGATATTTTTTTTGTCTGACTAGGACGGGAACAAGGAATTTACATTTTTTAGCCTTATAATAGCACTGCCTGTATATACATACCTCTAATTGCCACTGGTATTGTACCAAATAAACTCAACAGTCGATCTCTCTGGACATAATTCGGTGGAAAAGCTACATACACAAGCATCCATAGTGTGTATTCTAAATATTTCGAGCACATACCAAATTCCTTTACTTCTGGTTTTAGTTCTTTAAAATTTTTGGAACAAGCAGACACATCTCTTGCAGTTAGGTCGATGTACCGATACTACACACAATAAAGATAAAAAGTACCAATAGTGAATACTTCTAGTCCCGTGCAAGATTTAATTTACAGGGCGAACCAACATACTCACCCCGCTAGGCATGATTCTCTTGACATGGTTTATGTCCATCGTTTCTTGCTAAACGGAAGAACTCAAACACCACTATATCTACACTACCGCCCAGACACTCCCGCGAACACACAACTCATCCGTTGAAATACAATTACATCATAGAGGAAGTCACGTGAATTAAAGCTGAATCATGTCGcatacagcagcagcaacagaaGATCCTGGCGAAGAAGAACATGTCGATGTTGGTGATAAAGACTCTGTCCAATTCGCAAAGAAACATGTAAAGCCTTGTTTGTGTGGATGTACACCGTTTAACTTGTATGCTAATGATTTAGTACATTCTGTCGCCTTACATAGGTACTGTACTCGGTTCCGCACGTGTATTTGCACATTCCGAATGAATTATCAGCTACTAAATTTGAACTCGAAGTAGAGGGTGTGGCTGAACTAGCGAAAAAAGGAGATGAGTTCTTTCTATCATGGAATCCAACTGACCTCAGCCACAATGATGTGTCTTGTCTGTATGCTTCAGAGACTGATGCTTGGACTGTAGTGGACGATGGTGagtatgtacttgtttgtgtgAGAGCATTGCATACGTGTGACAACATTTAAATATACTCTTGAGTGTTAAGTTACATTCAGAATTATCATTTCAAAATGTCTGCAGTATGGTGGGTATGTTTGTCCTTGTACTGGAGTAGATCATGAAGCAAATTATAaatgtgttacaatattgtTTTAGTTATACAGATGGAAGAATCAGCAGAGATTATTGAAGATAGACCTCATTATGATGTCACCAACCTTGATGCTCCAGATCCCATTCTCCACACCACATCCTCCTCCAAGTCACAGTCCACATCAGCTACTGCTACAACCATAGGGAAACAGTCATTCAGTCAACCAACACCATCGCATAAACTAAAATATGAACCTTTTCTGCTTCCCCTAATAGAGCTTCATTCTATCCGAGAGCATAGGCCTAGTGGACAAGGACATCCACACCTTTCATTTTATCTTAAAGATGGAAAGACACTTCCAATGTTACATTTCCATGATGGTGGCATTACTGGCTTATTTAAAGCATTGAGTCCTCGTTATGTTTATTTGCTGAGATCAATTAAAGATCCAACATTAATCACTGTTGAGGAGTTCTCTAAATATAATACTTCTACCAGCAAGTCTCATACTGGTGTACTAGCTAGTTTGGCAGAGTTTCCTGGCCATGAGTTGAAGGTAAGTGTACAGTTGCACATGCGTGTTTTGTATGACTCCATAATATGGTTgcttatgtgtgtatgtagtgatgGAAGGAGTATATATTACATTAATGCTGCCAAGGAATGCTTCTTTAGGGCTGAAATAGATTATCTGCTGTATTCTTaatattactctaatagaacattcattacCTTGGATGAAAATACTGTAGATGTGCTATATACTGGTGTGCGTGTTACATCCTATGTGTGGCCTGGTTGTGTGTTTATACGTGACATATGATGCTTACTCTTACAGCATGATGTCAAGAATGTTGTTGTGGGTGCTGGCTCAAAAGTTGCTGGGTTTTTTCGCAAGACATTGTTCAACGATAAACAACTGATTAGTAAGTCACTGTCATACTGTTATGTAACAAGCTTCCAAAATATGATTACACAAATTTACTAAAATATTTGCCATAAGGATTTCTTGCTGTGTAGCTAACAATTATACATCCATTTAGTTTCATAGTATCCATATAACCATATAGTCTTGCATGATTGAAGTTTGCAATCTCCAGGCACACCTCGACCAACTGTTACTTTGGAAACACCTGAGGAAGGAGAGGAGGCCGGTGGTGATTATTCTACCACATCcactgctactactgctacCACATCAGAATATTCTGTATTTGGGGACTACACTATGATCCCAGCTGTTGAGGTAATAATGATAAGGTTATCATTAGTTTTATGTTCACTTGCTGTAGAAATTGCCTCCTCGTCCATCTAAGATATCACGTCAGGATCCTGTGTCACGTGAGGAATGGGAGTCATTTCGTGATCAACATGGACGCATCTCTGATTCCAATAGAGAACAATTCCTAGGAAGAGTATTTTATGGAGTAAGAGTAGAGTCTgtgttgtacacacacacatgcacacgcacatgcacactcatgcacacgcacacacacacagagttaaCTTGTGTTGTTTATACCTGTATGTCTGTTCACTATTTATGTAAACCTACTAGTGCTGTTGCCAAGATGTTAAATTATTCAATCattttccctgctttttttgtttgtttgtttgtttgtttgttcttGGATTATGTTCATGTTTGTGTTTTAGGGCCTTAGTCCTGATATTAGAAATGAGACATGGAAGTACCTGCTTGACTACATGCCATATGACAAGACCGACAGTGAACGTATGATGCTGAGGAGAGAGAAAGAGTGAGTGTACATGTGTCTATGTTGTCTGTACTGATATAGTACCATATGCCATTGTTGTCATTATTGGTACCAGTACTGTTGTATGTATTGGGTAACAGTTAAATCTATAAGCACCAAAATGACTTGGTGACACAATGTTTTGCCCCAAGTAAGGCATGGGTGAACTCCTATAACTATAAACCATACAATATAATTCATATATCAAAATACTCGCTATAGTCCAAGCAATTTGATTATCAAGTTGTTGTTACACAATGGCAACCACCTTCAAAATGCGAAAATTGGCCTGGGAGAAACCACACATAAAATTTCACATCTTATCAGTCCTGTACTGTTACATATACATCGCTAACCTGTTGACAGTTGAAATGATTATctccaagtctggttttcaggTGTTTTAGCAAATGCACAT
The Dysidea avara chromosome 7, odDysAvar1.4, whole genome shotgun sequence genome window above contains:
- the LOC136261331 gene encoding tumor susceptibility gene 101 protein-like; the encoded protein is MDINHVKRIMPSGYRYIDLTARDVSACSKNFKELKPEVKEFAFPPNYVQRDRLLSLFGTIPVAIRGNSYNIPICIYMRKDHPYYPPYCYVTPTAGMSLSPSRYMDTKGMVYLPYLNEWKQDKSHLSDLVQILIVTFGEQCPVFSTPPGGTAAHQPRPQWNQPTTAYPQQPRPPYPVAGGYQAQQPPYGGYPTSQPNAAPYPTSNQPGSYAMPTATPSSYPPQGQYPTPYPMPPANTAAYPTGSSSTRFPTPYPSQPPSTFTPAVATAATTAAVSTVASNVEKERQDESIKRESLTTEVEHKVKQQLSQVLGDAQKEMDSLLNTQEKLRQRNADLTGMLSQIQDKKVEADKAIEELQMKSAELASVVEQLKQEPEEFDVDDSVQGTNVVFNQILNLYAEENAIDDAMYFLGEALRREAITLEVFLKNIRELSRRQFIVKATIEKARLTAGLSNASGRK
- the LOC136261329 gene encoding TBC1 domain family member 15-like, producing MSHTAAATEDPGEEEHVDVGDKDSVQFAKKHVLYSVPHVYLHIPNELSATKFELEVEGVAELAKKGDEFFLSWNPTDLSHNDVSCLYASETDAWTVVDDVIQMEESAEIIEDRPHYDVTNLDAPDPILHTTSSSKSQSTSATATTIGKQSFSQPTPSHKLKYEPFLLPLIELHSIREHRPSGQGHPHLSFYLKDGKTLPMLHFHDGGITGLFKALSPRYVYLLRSIKDPTLITVEEFSKYNTSTSKSHTGVLASLAEFPGHELKHDVKNVVVGAGSKVAGFFRKTLFNDKQLISTPRPTVTLETPEEGEEAGGDYSTTSTATTATTSEYSVFGDYTMIPAVEKLPPRPSKISRQDPVSREEWESFRDQHGRISDSNREQFLGRVFYGGLSPDIRNETWKYLLDYMPYDKTDSERMMLRREKEEEYLIMKKQWKSFSALQIKRFRLFREHTQLINKDVYRTDREVDMYKKSDSFSLVQLEDILTTYVIYNVDLGYVQGMSDMLAPILYVMDNEVDAFWCFAGLMEQMMQYFELTQEHTKARIKKLRTLVMIVCPVLYDFLVKHNADNLYFCFRWLLVSFKREFNYDGVMKIWEVIWTNRLSTDYALFVALAILDREAKTICHPDNDFSDILKHINGLAYTMDIGELLELAECYVIQLSQHKSLPAEIRNVIRDPLPGRQVIPWQHDLTTRSVLLSEASEDYS